The genomic region TCTGCCAAGATAAAGCGAGGATTTTCGATAAATAATTCTCTCGCCTTTCTTTCACCGTATTGTTTTGAGACGATCTCATAAGCTTCTTTCATGTAAGGCGGTCTTTGGTCTAAATTGTGCATATCGCTCGCCACAAAATGTACCAAATCACGCTCTAGGAAATAGCGAGCTCGTTTCTTCATAAATTTATATTTATCCCCAAATAACTTTGGTTTTAAAATACTTGAGCTATTGATTTGAGTGTAGCAGCCCATGTCAATCAACTCTTTTACACGTTTTTCGTTATTTTCTAATTCATGGTAACGTTCAATGTGGGCAACTACAGGCGTTATCCCAAGCATGAGAACATTGCTCAAGGCAGTATGGATTTCCCTGTAAGGGGTAGCCATACTAAACTCAATGAGAGCATAGCGTGTCCCATTGAGACTTGGAATCACCTGTTTTTCTAACTTCTCAAGCACATCATGGGTATAATAAATTTCTGCTCCATAGAGAATGTTCAAATCTGGAGCCACTTCCTTGGCTAGCTCCTTCACTTCTTGAAAGTTTGCCTCTATCGTCTCCTCAGGAGTTTCAAACATTCCTTTTCGTCTATGCGATGTCGATACAATAGTCCTTACCCCTTGCCGATAGGCTTCTGTCAAAAGCGCCTTGCTTTCTTGCTTAGATTTCGGACCATCATCCACACCAAATACAATATGCGAATGAATATCAATCATTTTGTCTTATTTCCCTTCCATCACATCATTGATTGCAGCCTTGACTGACTCTAAACTGCTATCACTTATCTCCATCATGTAGAGGTTACTATCAGGCATGGCATAGGATGGTAAATCCATCCGCCCTGTCCCTTTAAGATCTTGTGAATTGATCTTATAAGTTCCACCACTTTCAAGTTGGGCATTGACCAAGTTCATCATGGTTTCAAGTGGCATATTGGTTTGAATCGAATCTTGCAGCCCTTTTATAATACTGTCATAATTTTTCAAAGCTTCTGTAGAGGTTAATTTTTGCAGAATTGCAATAATGACCTTTTGCTGGTTACGGCCGCGATCCCGATCTCCATCTGCCAAAGAATAGCGCTCACGCACAAAACCAAGAGCTTGCTCCGAATCAAGATGTACATTCCCTATAGGAAAATGAAACTTACCATGTAATGATGTAAAATCCTGATCATTATAAACATCAACTCCACCAAGGAGATCAATCAATTTCAAGAAAGAAGTGAAATTCAAACGAGCATAATAGTTCAAATCAATACCGTAGAGATTTTCCAGTGTATGTATTGAAGCATCTACTCCATAAATCCCCGCATGGGTCAACTTATCTTTTTGATTGTTGCCTCCATCTGCAATTGGAACATAGGAATCACGAGGTGTTGTTGTCAAGAGAATCTTTTTAGTTTCGCGATTCACTGTCATAATGATATTGACGTCCGAACGAGAAACTGAACTGATTGGACCGTAAGTATCAATTCCACTGATATAAACGTTGAAACTGTTACCTTTGATATCTTTTGGAGTTTCAACCGTCTTGGTTAATTCTTTGGTATAGATTTTCTTAATTTTTGAAGCATAGTCAGGATATTCTGATTCGATAATATTTTCAAAGACACTGTTTAGAATGATTGCCTTTGTATCACCAGCTAGCAAACTCTTATAGGCCGCAAGATAGGAGCTACTTTCTTCGACAGTCAATTCCCTATTTTGACTATCCTTAAGATCATTCATCAACTGTTGGATATTATCCTTATCCGTCCCAGTCGGTCCCATCACACTGCTTACCTGACTGATATTATCAATTGGACTATCTGCTAACACTGCAATACTCATCGAATAATTTGAGTAATTCGATGTTGCATTCAAACGACTGGTAAATCCAATGAACTGCCCTACGGCAAAGAGAGAAGTACCAGTGATTAACACACCAAGTAGTAATAAAATCAGCGTTAGATTTTGAACTTTCTTGGACCGAATTAAAAAGAAGCACAAGATAGCTAAGGCTACAATTAAGACAGTGACCACTATATTGAGATATCGGAAGGCTAGCATATTGTACTTGAAAATCAAAAACAATAAAAAGACTGCTAGTAATGCATAGATAGCTAGCAACCCCCAACTAATCAATATTTTTGTTTTACCCTGACGAGCTCGCTTCGAAGATCTACTCACGATATACCTCTATTATCAATTTTTATTTCATTTTATTATATCATAAAAAAATACACTTGTGAGATAAATCCGCTTAGGTAAGGCGTTTTCATCTTCTTTCCGAAACATTCTTTTTGATTTGCAAACAATTACATCAATAAATTTACTATATAAACATCAAAAAGGTCCCTTACGGAACCTCATTCATCTTTATTTAACATGATTTTCTGCTTCTTTTTGAGCTTTTTCGATTGCTTTTTTACTTTCTTGCTCCCATTTAGTCTTAGCTTCTTCATACTGTTTGGTTGTCACAGTATCTTTTTGCAGTTTCATGTACTTGTAGTTATTGCCATCACCCTTGATGCCGACCAGTGAATAGCCTCTTGTAAATGGCGTTACTTTGGTTACAGATGCTGTACCACCACTTGACATTGCTGACATAATCAGAGAATTGTCAATCATCCAAGCCTGTGCTTCAGCATATTTTTCATAGCGTTTGGCTACATCTTTATTTTCGCTATCTGCATCTTTGAGCATCTTGGTGTAAGTATCAAGTCCCAAGCTAGCAATCTTAGCTTTATCTTCTTGAGCATCTAGACCAAAAATCTTGAGGTAGAATCCATCCTCTGCATTGAAAGGATTAAGATAAGTTGACGGATCTTGGTAGTCACCTACCCAACCATCAAAGTTCAAATCATAGTCACGATCAGCTGGTGTTGGCGCTAAAAAGGCTACATTATTAAAATCATCCGTTGAAAGTTGTTGAACATCAATGACAATGTTATCAGCACCTAAAACCGACTCAAGGGTTTGCTTAACTGAGTTCATGCCTGTCACAGCATTTTTACTAGTCTGATCAACTGCAACATCCAAGTGAATTGGGAAAGTCACACCTTGACTTGCCAATTCTTTTTTAGCTTCCGCAAATTTTGCTTGGGCTTTTTCTTTGTTGAAATAGGCATCCTGAGCATCTGCCAAGTTAATATCTGACCATTCTGTGCCATAGTTGACCAATTTAGAAGCAACTACTTCTCCAAAGGTCTTGTCTCCAACTTGGACAAATGTAGGAGGCACTAGGGTGTTACGAAGAGTCTTGCTAGCTGCTTCTTCCCCGTTTGACTGAGCAGAATAGGCTGTGCGGTCCAGGGCAAAGTTCACCGCTTGGCGGAAGTTTTTGTTCAAGACAGCTGTCTCAGTTGACTTCTTCTGCTCATCTGTCGTTTTAGACGTATGGTTGTAAGCCTTACGGTTGACGTTGAAATTGAAATACCAAGAAGTCTTGTCCTGCAAGCTATAGACGATATTATCCTTATATTTCTCCTTGGTCTTAGCAAAGTTAGAACTATTTGGATAAACCCCAGCGATAGAATAAGCTCCACTTTCAAAGTTACGGATGGTCAATTCTTGGTCTGAACCATCAAAGTAAGCCAATTTTACGTGTTCAATTGATACTTTGTCATGATCATAGTAATGTGGGTTCTTCACATACTCGATCGATGATTTTGATGTGAAATCTTTTAACAAATAAGGTCCGCTGTAGAGAATACTATCTGGAGATAAGGTACCAAAATCTTTGCCTTTTGAATTTAGAAATTCTTCATTCACTGGGAAAAGGATACTATTGGTTGTTTTTGAGTTCCAGTAAGGTTCTGGGCGCGCCAAAGTATACTCAACAGTCTGGTCGTCAATTGCTTTCACTCCAACCTTAGAAAAGTCAGAATCCGCTCCTGTAATATAATCATTCAAGCCCTTGATCGAGTTTTGAATCAAGTCAATGGCCTGGGATTTATTATCCACTGCGTACTTGATACCTGTCACAAAATCCTGGGCCTTGACTGGGGCGTACTCTTCACCGTCAGCCGTGAACCATTTAGCATCTTTTCTTAATTTGTAGGTATAAGTCAGACCGTCGCTTGAAACAGACCAGTCCTCTGCCAAAGATGGAACTAGGTTTCCGTGGTTGTCATTTTCAAGCAAACCATCAACTAGGTTAGTAATGATAGCTGTATTATCAGCGTAGTAGTCTAACAAGTAGTTAAATGTAGTTGGATTTCCACTAAAGGTTGATGAGTAAGTTTTTGTATCTGAACCTGATTGTCCGCAAGCAGCTAAAAGCAAAGCAGCCGCAAAGGTCAGGCCTGCGCTAAGAACACGCTTTTTTGTATTCATCTTCTTTCTCCTTTATGTTAGTTTTTATAACATAAGTTTATTTTACCAAAATAGTGGGAATTTGTAAAGTTAATTGAATTTTGAGAATGAAAGTTTATAAACTTTAGTCATAAAAAAACAAAGGATTTCTGTCTTTCATACAGTCCTCCCTTGTTTTTATACGATTTCAATTTTAAATTTTTCTGTAAAAAATGTTTATAGTAATTCCACACAGAAAGCATCCCATGGAGCTAAGCTTTGTTTTTCAAAAACTTCCTGAGCCACGGTGTTTTCAATCAAAACCGATTTGACGTTTCCTTCTACGGTCAAGTCTTGCTCTTCATTGGACAAGTTAGCCAAAACTAGGAAGCGACGGTCACCGTCCTTACGGATATAGGCAAAGACCTTATCAACCGTATCAAGCAATTCAAAGTCAGCTCGAATCAACCAGCTATTCTCCTTACGGATTTGAACCAGTTTCTGATAGGTATAGAAAATAGAATCTGGATTTGTCAGCGCTTCTTGAACGTTGATTGCTTGATAGTTTGGATTCACTGCCAACCAAGGTTGACCTGTTGA from Streptococcus mitis NCTC 12261 harbors:
- a CDS encoding LCP family protein gives rise to the protein MSRSSKRARQGKTKILISWGLLAIYALLAVFLLFLIFKYNMLAFRYLNIVVTVLIVALAILCFFLIRSKKVQNLTLILLLLGVLITGTSLFAVGQFIGFTSRLNATSNYSNYSMSIAVLADSPIDNISQVSSVMGPTGTDKDNIQQLMNDLKDSQNRELTVEESSSYLAAYKSLLAGDTKAIILNSVFENIIESEYPDYASKIKKIYTKELTKTVETPKDIKGNSFNVYISGIDTYGPISSVSRSDVNIIMTVNRETKKILLTTTPRDSYVPIADGGNNQKDKLTHAGIYGVDASIHTLENLYGIDLNYYARLNFTSFLKLIDLLGGVDVYNDQDFTSLHGKFHFPIGNVHLDSEQALGFVRERYSLADGDRDRGRNQQKVIIAILQKLTSTEALKNYDSIIKGLQDSIQTNMPLETMMNLVNAQLESGGTYKINSQDLKGTGRMDLPSYAMPDSNLYMMEISDSSLESVKAAINDVMEGK
- the cps4B gene encoding capsular polysaccharide biosynthesis protein Cps4B → MIDIHSHIVFGVDDGPKSKQESKALLTEAYRQGVRTIVSTSHRRKGMFETPEETIEANFQEVKELAKEVAPDLNILYGAEIYYTHDVLEKLEKQVIPSLNGTRYALIEFSMATPYREIHTALSNVLMLGITPVVAHIERYHELENNEKRVKELIDMGCYTQINSSSILKPKLFGDKYKFMKKRARYFLERDLVHFVASDMHNLDQRPPYMKEAYEIVSKQYGERKARELFIENPRFILADQII
- a CDS encoding peptide ABC transporter substrate-binding protein, producing MNTKKRVLSAGLTFAAALLLAACGQSGSDTKTYSSTFSGNPTTFNYLLDYYADNTAIITNLVDGLLENDNHGNLVPSLAEDWSVSSDGLTYTYKLRKDAKWFTADGEEYAPVKAQDFVTGIKYAVDNKSQAIDLIQNSIKGLNDYITGADSDFSKVGVKAIDDQTVEYTLARPEPYWNSKTTNSILFPVNEEFLNSKGKDFGTLSPDSILYSGPYLLKDFTSKSSIEYVKNPHYYDHDKVSIEHVKLAYFDGSDQELTIRNFESGAYSIAGVYPNSSNFAKTKEKYKDNIVYSLQDKTSWYFNFNVNRKAYNHTSKTTDEQKKSTETAVLNKNFRQAVNFALDRTAYSAQSNGEEAASKTLRNTLVPPTFVQVGDKTFGEVVASKLVNYGTEWSDINLADAQDAYFNKEKAQAKFAEAKKELASQGVTFPIHLDVAVDQTSKNAVTGMNSVKQTLESVLGADNIVIDVQQLSTDDFNNVAFLAPTPADRDYDLNFDGWVGDYQDPSTYLNPFNAEDGFYLKIFGLDAQEDKAKIASLGLDTYTKMLKDADSENKDVAKRYEKYAEAQAWMIDNSLIMSAMSSGGTASVTKVTPFTRGYSLVGIKGDGNNYKYMKLQKDTVTTKQYEEAKTKWEQESKKAIEKAQKEAENHVK